The following proteins come from a genomic window of Finegoldia magna ATCC 29328:
- a CDS encoding S41 family peptidase codes for MFQRQTLSKKIKLVVIMIFFITTTSFVSQDEIITTSQQDLIDLNNTNNIEEYDSSVIKGNNPISSEKYKNQVRNIRDFMNDNHVYYEAQNIDEITNSYNKLLNDSENKTALDLSLDLMKVISKYKQGHVSLNTVYTARPSVFIQKSNGKYYIIGTTDQYKKLIGSEVISINNIKIKDVLNRLEDYAIGENESFRNLTKNSLLNNHEILKKENVMTEKKNIYELKTGDKIIKLDIPFEESKDFIVSKLKINGIKTNLISFNTKTDKNEKYNIIKPLTLTVDKNKLHYIETKEDNLILRYNSCTENDNYKIEKFTKDVCDKLDSNKFSNIIIDLRYNSGGNSSYIFNIFSKMMAYQGSNPKTKIKVLVSDGTYSAAGDCALLFLKNFHNVEVIGKDSGFPVLTSAGNVEYAYTRDTYIGINYCTTVFRQHYENVDSYLFNYMNFDFDRNTMTPDFHAEKSFADYMIGNDPAMNYALRDEGDNFLINKIKNLKR; via the coding sequence ATGTTTCAAAGACAAACGTTAAGTAAAAAAATAAAATTAGTAGTGATTATGATTTTTTTTATAACCACTACTAGTTTTGTTAGCCAGGATGAAATAATAACAACTAGTCAACAAGACTTAATTGATTTAAATAACACTAATAATATTGAAGAATATGATTCTAGTGTAATTAAAGGTAATAATCCAATTAGTTCAGAAAAATATAAGAATCAGGTAAGAAATATAAGAGATTTCATGAATGATAATCATGTTTATTATGAAGCACAGAACATTGATGAAATTACAAATTCTTATAATAAACTATTAAATGATTCAGAAAATAAAACTGCTCTTGATCTAAGTCTTGATTTAATGAAGGTAATCTCAAAATATAAACAAGGACATGTTTCTTTAAATACAGTATATACTGCACGACCATCAGTTTTTATTCAAAAAAGTAATGGGAAATATTACATAATTGGTACTACAGATCAATATAAGAAGTTAATAGGATCAGAAGTCATAAGTATAAATAATATTAAAATTAAAGATGTTTTAAATAGATTAGAAGATTATGCTATTGGGGAAAATGAAAGTTTTAGAAATCTTACTAAAAATTCACTCTTGAATAATCATGAAATATTAAAAAAAGAAAATGTGATGACAGAAAAAAAGAATATTTACGAATTAAAAACTGGAGATAAAATAATAAAATTAGATATACCATTTGAGGAATCAAAAGATTTTATAGTTAGTAAATTAAAGATTAATGGAATAAAAACTAACCTAATAAGTTTTAATACGAAAACTGACAAAAATGAAAAATATAATATTATCAAACCGCTAACATTAACAGTAGATAAAAATAAGTTACATTATATTGAAACAAAAGAAGACAATTTAATTCTTAGATATAATTCCTGTACTGAAAATGATAATTATAAGATTGAAAAATTCACCAAGGATGTCTGCGACAAATTAGATAGTAACAAATTTTCAAATATAATCATTGATTTAAGATATAACTCTGGAGGAAACTCATCATATATATTCAATATTTTTAGTAAGATGATGGCGTATCAGGGTTCAAATCCTAAAACCAAAATAAAAGTTCTTGTAAGCGATGGAACTTACTCTGCTGCAGGAGATTGCGCTTTGTTATTTTTGAAGAACTTTCATAATGTCGAAGTCATAGGAAAAGATAGCGGATTTCCAGTATTAACGAGTGCAGGAAATGTGGAATATGCATATACGAGAGATACTTATATTGGGATAAATTACTGTACAACTGTTTTTAGACAACACTATGAAAATGTCGATTCGTATTTATTTAATTATATGAACTTTGATTTTGACAGGAATACAATGACACCAGACTTCCACGCAGAAAAGTCTTTTGCAGATTACATGATAGGAAATGACCCTGCAATGAATTATGCATTGAGAGATGAAGGAGACAATTTCTTGATCAACAAAATAAAAAATTTGAAAAGATAA
- a CDS encoding type II toxin-antitoxin system PemK/MazF family toxin, whose protein sequence is MKVKRGDIFYADLSPVVGSEQGGVRPVVVVQNDVGNKYSPTVVIAAITSQINKAKLPTHVAIERSKYGLPKNSVILAEQIRTIDKKRLREKVGSFDDRVLIKLDEALKISVGI, encoded by the coding sequence ATGAAAGTAAAAAGAGGAGACATATTTTACGCAGACTTAAGCCCTGTTGTTGGATCTGAGCAGGGTGGTGTAAGACCTGTCGTTGTTGTTCAAAATGATGTGGGAAACAAATACAGTCCAACCGTAGTCATAGCAGCTATTACTTCACAAATAAATAAAGCGAAATTACCAACACATGTTGCAATAGAACGATCCAAGTACGGTTTACCGAAAAATTCAGTTATTTTAGCTGAACAAATAAGAACTATTGATAAAAAAAGGCTTCGTGAAAAAGTAGGTAGCTTTGATGATAGAGTTCTGATAAAGTTGGATGAAGCTTTAAAAATATCTGTGGGTATATAA